The following proteins come from a genomic window of Iamia sp. SCSIO 61187:
- a CDS encoding NAD-dependent epimerase/dehydratase family protein, protein MGRRVLITGLGTFWGGRLAQALEHEPDVEVIIGLDTEEPKVRLERTEYVRSDENYSILSRIVQATKVDTIVHTFMVVDSTQTSGRRLHEINVIGTMNLFAAASTPGSTVRNVVVKSAALVYGATARDPRWFTESMSRKATPRTSIERSLLEVDGYVRDFAIDNPHVEVTLLRFSNVLGPQLSTPFSKALRLPAVPSVLGFDPQFQLVHEDDVVRSLLFAIGEGRSGIYNVAGDGLLPWSEVARICGKPTIPLPFIGTNLAAEPLRRIGVDIPPELLDLLRYGRGIDNRRLKEAGFTYRYTSAGAVQAFIEAVRLRGTIGTQEDEYRYEEDVEQFFRHSPAVVRDVGE, encoded by the coding sequence GTGGGTCGCCGCGTCCTCATCACCGGGCTCGGGACGTTCTGGGGTGGCCGGCTCGCCCAGGCCCTGGAGCACGAGCCCGACGTCGAGGTGATCATCGGCCTCGACACCGAGGAGCCCAAGGTCCGCCTGGAGCGCACGGAGTACGTCCGCTCGGACGAGAACTACTCGATCCTGTCCCGCATCGTGCAGGCGACGAAGGTCGACACGATCGTCCACACCTTCATGGTCGTCGACAGCACCCAGACCAGCGGACGCCGCCTCCACGAGATCAACGTCATCGGCACCATGAACCTGTTCGCGGCGGCCTCGACGCCGGGCAGCACGGTGCGCAACGTCGTGGTGAAGTCGGCGGCGCTGGTGTACGGGGCGACCGCTCGGGATCCCCGGTGGTTCACCGAGTCGATGAGCCGCAAGGCCACACCCCGCACGAGCATCGAGCGCAGCCTGCTCGAGGTCGACGGCTACGTGCGCGACTTCGCCATCGACAACCCGCACGTCGAGGTCACCCTGCTGCGGTTCTCCAACGTCCTCGGCCCGCAGCTGTCGACCCCGTTCAGCAAGGCCCTCCGGCTCCCGGCCGTCCCGTCGGTGCTCGGCTTCGACCCTCAGTTCCAGCTCGTCCACGAGGACGACGTGGTGCGGTCGCTCCTGTTCGCCATCGGCGAGGGCCGGTCGGGCATCTACAACGTCGCCGGCGACGGCCTCCTGCCCTGGAGCGAGGTGGCCCGGATTTGCGGGAAGCCCACCATCCCGCTGCCGTTCATCGGCACGAACCTGGCCGCCGAGCCGCTCCGCCGCATCGGCGTCGACATCCCACCCGAGCTCCTCGACCTCCTCCGCTACGGCCGGGGCATCGACAACCGGCGGCTCAAGGAGGCCGGGTTCACCTACCGGTACACCTCGGCCGGCGCCGTCCAGGCCTTCATCGAGGCCGTCCGGCTCCGCGGCACGATCGGCACCCAGGAGGACGAGTACCGCTACGAGGAGGACGTCGAGCAGTTCTTCCGCCACTCCCCCGCCGTCGTCCGCGACGTCGGCGAGTGA
- a CDS encoding lysophospholipid acyltransferase family protein produces MARPTQERSTALVPVSIPPAAEDPTTLPDPRIGDVDEWGRSEQMRELARKIYAPLYERWFRVEWEGMENIPSEGGALLVANHAAAVPSDAPAIMHGIEVEMQRPVYGLADHFFRSVPVVGTLWARNGGVVAQPDNAYRLLREQGQLALVFPEGTKGPAKTYDERYRLRRFGRGGFVEIAMRAGVPIIPIAVVGAEESMPTITRLPAVAKALGLPYFPITANMLAFGPLGALAYFPSKFTIRVLEPVTFDVPPDQPRYSRSRIMDASEEIRQSIQEALYDMLQRRRSVWFG; encoded by the coding sequence ATGGCCCGCCCGACCCAGGAGCGCAGCACGGCCCTCGTCCCCGTGAGCATCCCCCCGGCGGCCGAGGACCCGACGACCCTTCCCGATCCCCGCATCGGCGACGTCGACGAGTGGGGGCGCAGCGAGCAGATGCGCGAGCTGGCCCGCAAGATCTACGCCCCGCTCTACGAGCGGTGGTTCCGGGTCGAGTGGGAGGGCATGGAGAACATCCCCTCCGAGGGCGGGGCCCTGCTCGTCGCCAACCACGCCGCGGCGGTGCCGTCGGACGCCCCGGCGATCATGCACGGCATCGAGGTGGAGATGCAGCGGCCCGTGTACGGGCTGGCCGACCACTTCTTCCGGTCCGTCCCGGTGGTCGGCACCCTGTGGGCCCGCAACGGCGGCGTCGTGGCCCAGCCCGACAACGCCTACCGGCTGCTCCGCGAGCAGGGCCAGCTCGCCCTCGTCTTCCCCGAGGGCACCAAGGGCCCGGCCAAGACCTACGACGAGCGCTACCGGCTCCGTCGGTTCGGGCGCGGCGGGTTCGTGGAGATCGCCATGCGGGCGGGCGTCCCGATCATCCCCATCGCCGTCGTGGGCGCCGAGGAGTCGATGCCGACCATCACCCGCCTGCCCGCCGTGGCCAAGGCGCTCGGCCTGCCGTACTTCCCGATCACGGCCAACATGCTCGCCTTCGGTCCCCTCGGGGCCCTGGCCTACTTCCCGTCGAAGTTCACCATCCGGGTCCTCGAGCCGGTGACCTTCGACGTCCCGCCGGACCAGCCCCGGTACTCGCGCAGCCGGATCATGGACGCGTCCGAGGAGATCCGTCAGAGCATCCAGGAGGCGCTCTACGACATGCTCCAGCGGCGCCGGTCGGTCTGGTTCGGATGA
- a CDS encoding PD-(D/E)XK nuclease family protein encodes MSDPTAADAVPLRLVSEPAEGTPAAPVPDDGLTPRQRDTLARLGARRAERPTFPAELAAELRALLEDEVAGPASALPDGATLFVNKHALATIHACEARWHAEDQDPAFAVSPPVVRGAVAHKAIELGINRRPGTPLPPPADLVDAAMESLERSEQWMAEWLRTCPDDERAEVRGHAIARVTAYDEVWPPLESRWRPATEVKVRTDLAGGRVTLSGRVDLAIGRAEGRTAGKVIVDFKTGGPALAHRDDLRFYALVETLRLGVPPRAVATSYLESGDLHVEEVTVGGLEAAAARVVDGASRMVAIRHHDHPPVARPSPLCRWCRARPGCPTGQAYLDERDAADDAW; translated from the coding sequence GTGAGCGACCCCACCGCCGCCGACGCGGTCCCGCTCCGGCTGGTGTCGGAGCCCGCCGAGGGCACCCCGGCCGCTCCCGTGCCCGACGACGGCCTCACGCCCCGCCAGCGCGACACCCTGGCCCGCCTCGGCGCCAGGCGGGCCGAGCGGCCGACGTTCCCCGCCGAGCTGGCCGCCGAGCTGCGGGCCCTGCTCGAGGACGAGGTCGCGGGCCCGGCGTCGGCCCTGCCCGACGGCGCCACCCTCTTCGTCAACAAGCACGCCCTGGCCACGATCCACGCCTGCGAGGCCCGCTGGCACGCCGAGGACCAGGACCCGGCCTTCGCCGTGTCGCCGCCCGTCGTCCGCGGCGCCGTGGCCCACAAGGCCATCGAGCTGGGCATCAACCGACGACCGGGCACGCCCCTGCCGCCCCCCGCCGACCTGGTCGACGCGGCCATGGAGAGCCTCGAGCGGTCCGAGCAGTGGATGGCCGAGTGGCTGCGGACCTGCCCCGACGACGAGCGGGCCGAGGTCCGGGGCCACGCCATCGCCCGGGTCACGGCCTACGACGAGGTCTGGCCACCGCTCGAGAGCAGGTGGCGCCCGGCGACCGAGGTGAAGGTCCGCACCGACCTGGCCGGCGGGCGCGTCACCCTGTCGGGCCGCGTCGACCTGGCCATCGGTCGGGCCGAGGGGCGCACCGCCGGCAAGGTCATCGTCGACTTCAAGACCGGCGGCCCCGCCCTGGCCCACCGCGACGACCTGCGCTTCTACGCCCTCGTCGAGACGCTGCGGCTGGGCGTCCCGCCCCGGGCGGTGGCCACCTCGTACCTCGAGTCCGGTGACCTGCACGTCGAGGAGGTGACCGTCGGCGGGCTCGAGGCCGCCGCCGCCCGCGTCGTCGACGGGGCCAGCCGGATGGTCGCCATCCGCCACCACGACCACCCGCCCGTGGCCCGCCCGTCCCCGCTGTGCCGGTGGTGCCGGGCCCGGCCCGGGTGCCCCACCGGCCAGGCCTACCTCGACGAGCGCGACGCCGCCGACGACGCCTGGTAG
- a CDS encoding class I SAM-dependent RNA methyltransferase, with protein MAPDAAPPGRRRRPDRVAAVVVCLPGLEALVAAELEALGIRSRPAGTGALAARLTDRQLYDANVRLATATRILVEAGELTARTFASLEERIDAVELAPYLDRSRPVRFRITSHRSKLHHTGAIEERLRRLLALGPPPGAADARGTDPAQLVVVRVDRDRLTVRVDSSGAPLHHRGWRGPAGKAPLRETLAAAALAAVGWTPDQALVDPFAGSGTIPIEAARRAAGIAPGADRPFALERWPSFAPGTWASVQAAVRDDRADEGEAPVAPIVARDRDAGAVAAMTENAARAGVAPRIDVGEGSVSALVAPDGPPGWIISNPPWGGRLAAGRAGDVRDVYARLGHVVADRFPGWGLALLVPDVRLAHAAGLRGEPVWRSRAGSTPVHLMARPPG; from the coding sequence ATGGCTCCTGATGCGGCTCCTCCCGGGCGCCGACGACGCCCCGACCGGGTGGCTGCGGTGGTCGTCTGCCTCCCGGGGCTCGAGGCGCTGGTGGCGGCCGAGCTCGAGGCGCTGGGCATCCGCAGCCGGCCCGCCGGCACCGGGGCCCTCGCCGCCCGGCTCACCGACCGACAGCTCTACGACGCCAACGTCCGGCTGGCCACGGCGACCCGGATCCTGGTCGAGGCGGGGGAGCTCACGGCCCGGACCTTCGCCTCCCTCGAGGAGCGGATCGACGCCGTCGAGCTCGCCCCCTACCTCGACCGCAGCCGTCCCGTCCGGTTCCGCATCACGAGCCACCGGTCGAAGCTCCACCACACCGGCGCCATCGAGGAGCGGCTCCGCCGGCTCCTCGCCCTCGGCCCCCCGCCCGGCGCCGCCGACGCTCGTGGGACCGACCCGGCCCAGCTGGTCGTCGTCCGCGTCGATCGCGACCGCCTCACCGTCCGGGTCGACAGCTCGGGAGCGCCGCTCCACCACCGCGGCTGGCGGGGACCGGCGGGCAAGGCCCCGCTGCGGGAGACCCTGGCCGCCGCCGCCCTGGCCGCCGTCGGGTGGACCCCCGACCAGGCCCTGGTCGACCCCTTCGCCGGCTCGGGCACGATCCCGATCGAGGCCGCCCGGCGAGCGGCGGGCATCGCCCCCGGCGCCGACCGCCCGTTCGCCCTCGAGCGGTGGCCCTCGTTCGCCCCCGGGACGTGGGCGTCGGTCCAGGCCGCCGTCCGGGACGACCGGGCCGACGAGGGCGAGGCGCCCGTCGCCCCCATCGTCGCCCGCGACCGCGACGCCGGGGCCGTCGCCGCCATGACCGAGAACGCCGCCCGGGCCGGGGTGGCGCCCCGGATCGACGTCGGCGAGGGCTCGGTGTCGGCCCTGGTGGCCCCGGACGGGCCGCCCGGGTGGATCATCTCCAACCCGCCGTGGGGCGGTCGCCTCGCCGCCGGCCGGGCCGGCGACGTGCGCGACGTCTACGCCCGGCTCGGCCACGTCGTCGCCGACCGCTTCCCCGGCTGGGGTCTCGCCCTGCTGGTGCCCGACGTCCGCCTGGCCCACGCCGCCGGGCTCCGGGGCGAGCCGGTGTGGCGGTCCCGCGCCGGCTCCACCCCCGTGCACCTGATGGCCCGCCCGCCGGGCTGA
- a CDS encoding amidohydrolase family protein — translation MLDAVIRGGSIVDGSGAPPVRGDVGVRDGRIVAVGEVDEPARRVIDAEGCIVTPGWVDVHTHYDGQATWDDAFEPSASNGVTTLVMGNCGVGFAPVRPTDHDAIIDLMEGVEDIPGAALHVGMPWGRWETFGEYLDLLDARQYALDIGAHIAHGALRFYVMGERGAANEDATAEDLAEMTRLTEEALRAGALGVSTSRTIGHRSVSGEPVPGTFAARDELLALAEALKRAGHGVFEAIVAGTIGSLEGLGGERATPIEEIPLLDDVSRHSGRPVTFTVAQLFECPDHWRTVIDAAAEANAAGSDLRPQIIPRSVTIMTSLDTYHLFRGRPTYDKIASLPLAERVAEMCRPEVKAAILAEQPTTPASPDLSDNLSALFSVALPLTFPLTDPVDYEPTMDQSVAATAFAVGLSPEEHMYDLLLADGGRAFYAILGSNFVNGTLDVCREMLLEEHTVTGLSDAGAHVNLISDCSASTFHLTHWGRDRSRGERLPIELLVKKLSHGNASLYGLADRGLVKEGLRADLNVIDMERLRINTPELRHDLPTGASRILQSAEGYVATMVAGVVTREHDTDTGERPGRLVRGPQAV, via the coding sequence ATGCTCGACGCGGTCATCCGGGGCGGTTCGATCGTCGACGGGAGCGGTGCGCCGCCCGTCCGGGGCGATGTCGGCGTGCGCGACGGGCGCATCGTCGCCGTGGGCGAGGTCGACGAGCCGGCCCGGCGCGTCATCGACGCCGAGGGGTGCATCGTGACCCCGGGCTGGGTCGACGTCCACACCCACTACGACGGTCAGGCCACGTGGGACGACGCCTTCGAGCCCTCGGCCAGCAACGGGGTCACCACGTTGGTGATGGGCAACTGCGGCGTCGGCTTCGCCCCCGTCCGCCCCACCGACCACGACGCCATCATCGACCTGATGGAGGGCGTCGAGGACATCCCCGGTGCCGCCCTCCACGTGGGCATGCCCTGGGGCAGATGGGAGACCTTCGGCGAGTACCTCGACCTGCTCGACGCCCGGCAGTACGCCCTCGACATCGGCGCCCACATCGCCCACGGCGCCCTCCGCTTCTACGTGATGGGGGAGCGGGGTGCGGCCAACGAGGACGCCACCGCCGAGGACCTGGCCGAGATGACCCGGCTCACCGAGGAGGCCCTCCGCGCCGGTGCCCTGGGCGTCTCGACGTCGCGCACCATCGGCCACCGCTCGGTGTCCGGCGAGCCCGTGCCCGGCACCTTCGCCGCCCGCGACGAGCTGCTGGCCCTGGCCGAGGCGCTCAAGCGGGCCGGCCACGGCGTGTTCGAGGCCATCGTGGCCGGCACCATCGGCTCGCTCGAGGGGCTGGGGGGCGAGCGGGCCACGCCCATCGAGGAGATCCCGCTGCTCGACGACGTGTCCCGCCACAGCGGTCGCCCCGTCACCTTCACCGTGGCCCAGCTGTTCGAGTGCCCCGACCACTGGCGGACGGTCATCGACGCCGCCGCCGAGGCCAACGCCGCCGGCTCGGACCTCCGCCCGCAGATCATCCCGCGCTCGGTCACCATCATGACCAGCCTCGACACCTACCACCTGTTCCGCGGGCGCCCGACCTACGACAAGATCGCCAGCCTGCCCCTGGCCGAGCGGGTCGCCGAGATGTGCCGACCCGAGGTGAAGGCGGCGATCCTGGCCGAGCAGCCCACGACCCCCGCCAGCCCCGACCTGTCGGACAACCTGTCGGCCCTGTTCTCGGTGGCGCTGCCCCTGACGTTCCCGCTGACCGACCCGGTCGACTACGAGCCGACGATGGACCAGTCGGTGGCGGCCACCGCCTTCGCCGTCGGGCTCAGCCCCGAGGAGCACATGTACGACCTGCTCCTCGCCGACGGGGGCCGGGCGTTCTACGCCATCCTCGGGTCGAACTTCGTCAACGGCACCCTCGACGTGTGCCGGGAGATGCTGCTCGAGGAGCACACCGTCACCGGTCTGTCCGACGCCGGGGCCCACGTGAACCTGATCTCGGACTGCTCGGCCTCGACGTTCCACCTCACCCACTGGGGGCGCGACCGCAGCCGGGGCGAGCGGCTGCCGATCGAGCTGCTGGTGAAGAAGCTGTCGCACGGCAACGCGTCGCTCTACGGGCTGGCCGACCGGGGGCTGGTGAAGGAGGGCCTGCGGGCCGACCTGAACGTCATCGACATGGAACGGCTCCGCATCAACACCCCCGAGCTGCGCCACGACCTGCCCACGGGGGCCAGCCGCATCCTCCAGTCGGCCGAGGGCTACGTCGCCACGATGGTGGCGGGGGTCGTCACGAGGGAGCACGACACCGACACCGGGGAGCGCCCCGGCCGCCTCGTGCGCGGCCCCCAGGCCGTGTAG
- the ygiD gene encoding 4,5-DOPA dioxygenase extradiol, whose translation MPMAFLGHGNPMNALERNHYTDAWRAFGASVPTPRAIVVVSAHWYVGACAVTAMAHPRTIHDFFGFPDALFAVSYPAPGAPDVAAEVAEVAQPTWVGLDHDSWGLDHGTWSVLVHAFPDADVPVVQLSIDLRKPYDEHLALGAALAPLRDQGILLLGSGNVVHNLGLVDWHRPEGGEAWADRFDEAAIGLMTSDPGAVGRLADHPDHGLAVPTPDHFLPLLYLAGAAAASGDTAEVLVEGRVMGSLSMTAFTVGAAPDLTAPSGGGTPPTLPTDTPPEDTQT comes from the coding sequence ATGCCCATGGCCTTCCTGGGCCACGGGAACCCGATGAACGCCCTGGAGCGCAACCACTACACCGACGCCTGGCGCGCCTTCGGGGCGTCGGTCCCCACGCCCCGGGCGATCGTGGTGGTGTCGGCCCACTGGTACGTGGGGGCGTGCGCGGTCACGGCCATGGCCCACCCCCGCACGATCCACGACTTCTTCGGCTTCCCCGACGCCCTGTTCGCGGTGAGCTACCCGGCACCGGGCGCGCCGGACGTCGCCGCTGAGGTCGCCGAGGTGGCCCAGCCGACGTGGGTGGGGCTCGACCACGACAGCTGGGGCCTCGACCATGGCACCTGGTCGGTGCTGGTGCACGCCTTCCCCGACGCCGACGTGCCCGTCGTCCAGCTGTCGATCGACCTGCGCAAGCCCTACGACGAGCACCTGGCCCTCGGCGCCGCCCTGGCGCCGCTGCGGGACCAGGGAATCCTCCTGCTCGGGAGCGGCAACGTCGTGCACAACCTCGGCCTGGTCGACTGGCACCGCCCCGAGGGCGGCGAGGCGTGGGCCGACCGCTTCGACGAGGCCGCCATCGGCCTCATGACCTCGGACCCCGGGGCGGTCGGCCGCCTCGCCGATCACCCCGACCACGGGCTGGCGGTGCCCACCCCGGACCACTTCCTCCCGCTGCTGTACCTGGCCGGGGCGGCGGCGGCGTCGGGCGACACCGCCGAGGTGCTGGTCGAGGGCCGGGTGATGGGCTCGCTGTCGATGACCGCCTTCACCGTCGGCGCCGCGCCCGACCTGACGGCCCCGTCCGGGGGCGGGACACCCCCGACCCTGCCGACCGACACCCCGCCCGAGGACACGCAGACCTGA
- a CDS encoding alpha/beta fold hydrolase yields the protein MADDEVTIERLALETAPGLTIVVDVQGPVAGPTVLLLHGGGQTRHAWRGTAGVLARSGWRTASMDMRGHGESSWAPDGAYAIDTFAADAALVADHLGGRPVLVGASLGGIASLVAVGEGMVPAARALVLVDVAPRISQKGVDRITGFMLARPDGFASLDEVADAIAAYNPHRPRPTDLDGLRRNVRQRSDGRWVWHWDPRFLTDHDVADETRVLGYEERFRDAARALTVPTLLVRGARSDLLEEEGAADLQELVPHARYARVDGAGHMVAGDRNDAFNDAILGFLDDLSG from the coding sequence ATGGCGGACGACGAGGTGACGATCGAGCGGCTGGCCCTGGAGACGGCCCCCGGGTTGACGATCGTCGTCGACGTCCAGGGCCCGGTCGCCGGTCCCACGGTGCTCCTGCTCCACGGCGGCGGTCAGACCCGGCACGCCTGGCGGGGCACGGCCGGCGTGCTGGCCCGGTCCGGGTGGCGCACCGCGAGCATGGACATGCGGGGCCACGGGGAGAGCAGCTGGGCCCCCGACGGCGCCTACGCCATCGACACCTTCGCCGCCGACGCCGCCCTCGTCGCCGACCACCTCGGCGGGCGACCGGTCCTGGTCGGGGCGTCGCTCGGGGGCATCGCCTCGCTGGTCGCGGTGGGCGAGGGCATGGTGCCGGCCGCCCGCGCCCTGGTCCTGGTGGACGTGGCACCCCGCATCTCGCAGAAGGGGGTCGACCGCATCACCGGCTTCATGCTCGCCCGCCCCGACGGCTTCGCCTCCCTCGACGAGGTGGCCGACGCCATCGCCGCCTACAACCCGCACCGGCCCCGCCCCACCGACCTCGACGGCCTGCGCCGCAACGTCCGCCAGCGGTCCGACGGCCGGTGGGTGTGGCACTGGGACCCGCGCTTCTTGACCGATCACGACGTCGCCGACGAGACGCGGGTCCTCGGCTACGAGGAGCGCTTCCGCGACGCGGCCCGGGCCCTGACCGTCCCGACCCTGCTCGTGCGGGGTGCCCGCAGCGACCTGCTGGAGGAGGAGGGCGCCGCCGACCTCCAGGAGCTGGTGCCCCACGCCCGCTACGCCCGGGTCGACGGGGCCGGGCACATGGTCGCCGGGGATCGCAACGACGCCTTCAACGACGCCATCCTCGGCTTCCTCGACGACCTCTCGGGCTGA
- a CDS encoding GNAT family N-acetyltransferase produces MPSVLEAHRTGLQALAEVTVLLQRVRSAHPTAGLHEAADMQWSWRIPRPTDDLPQLFWVDHLGRPDAAVIVTDVPGRTELAPIVMPDADPDWLAHVVERGLAHARTLGRGALSLEVDAADDALREVLVGHGFAVEGEGVVETWMATDARPEVSAPPEGYRLSRRVDTVGRPHHMISPERNHPDVEDRLRQTSLYRPDLDLVVHDRHEGVAAYGLFWYDPVTATGLVEPMRTEADHRRRGLARHILTTGIDRLAAAGAERIKICFEPGNPASRGLYLDVGFVPHRRTVVVARGTGGAGR; encoded by the coding sequence ATGCCGTCCGTGCTCGAGGCGCATCGCACCGGTCTCCAGGCCCTCGCCGAGGTCACCGTCCTCCTCCAGCGGGTCCGCAGCGCGCACCCCACGGCTGGGCTCCACGAGGCCGCCGACATGCAGTGGTCGTGGCGGATCCCGCGCCCCACCGACGACCTCCCCCAGCTCTTCTGGGTCGATCACCTCGGGCGTCCCGACGCGGCGGTGATCGTCACCGACGTGCCCGGTCGGACCGAGCTCGCCCCGATCGTCATGCCCGACGCCGATCCCGACTGGCTCGCCCACGTCGTCGAGCGCGGGCTCGCCCACGCCCGCACCCTCGGGCGTGGTGCCCTCAGCCTCGAGGTCGACGCCGCCGACGACGCCCTCCGGGAGGTGCTGGTCGGTCACGGGTTCGCGGTCGAGGGTGAGGGGGTCGTCGAGACCTGGATGGCGACCGATGCTCGGCCGGAGGTCAGCGCGCCGCCCGAGGGCTACCGGCTGTCCCGCCGCGTCGACACGGTGGGGCGCCCACACCACATGATCAGCCCCGAGCGGAACCACCCCGACGTCGAGGACCGGCTGCGCCAGACCTCGCTGTACCGCCCGGACCTCGACCTGGTGGTGCACGACCGTCACGAGGGCGTCGCCGCCTACGGGTTGTTCTGGTACGACCCCGTGACGGCCACGGGACTGGTCGAGCCCATGCGCACCGAGGCGGACCACCGGCGCCGAGGGCTGGCCCGCCACATCCTCACCACGGGCATCGATCGGCTGGCGGCGGCCGGGGCCGAGCGCATCAAGATCTGCTTCGAACCGGGCAACCCCGCGTCGAGGGGCCTCTACCTCGACGTCGGCTTCGTCCCCCACCGGCGCACGGTGGTCGTCGCCCGCGGGACGGGCGGAGCCGGCCGGTAG
- a CDS encoding DUF4214 domain-containing protein: MAALLGAAVLIPVGAPPAPVGAVAGTITTVAGTGAHAFGGDGGLATAAQIWGAKRVALGPDGDMYIADSFNHRVRRVDSATGIITTVAGTGTRGYNGDARLATTAQLAGPEAVDVALDGTLYIVEYVGHRVRRVHPTTGIITTVAGTGDGGYNGDARLATTAEIYHPSGVAVDRSGNVFIADTFGYRIRKVTPAGMISTAAGVGLGGSFDDGPATAVAARVPLDIAVDPAGNLYFVEYSFHRVRRVDARTGITSTIAGTHGVAGSTGDGGPAVDALVNFPGGIDVDGAGNVYIADAFNSRIRRISSLTGEIETIAGTGIAGDEGDGGPARSAQLRQPFGVTVTPQGALLIADGTRIRRVDPAAVPPVRDPHAAQQRLVIAAHHDLLERDPSPRDLWDHSADLGRGRVTRAAYMGRLSTSEEWVTAIVQRMYVDTLGRPGDPGGVAFWVGEIRSGRRTVAQTAAWFYASNEYFLGRGGGTVGTWVDDLYRALLGRPADASGRAFWVSQAAARGRPAVALSFLQTDESARRRVAMLYDRLLGRAASAGDLAFWAPRVQDRGDLVLARDLAVSAEYFDRAQRRFP; encoded by the coding sequence GTGGCGGCGTTGCTGGGCGCAGCCGTGCTGATCCCGGTCGGGGCCCCGCCGGCTCCGGTCGGCGCGGTCGCGGGGACGATCACGACCGTCGCCGGCACCGGTGCGCACGCCTTCGGTGGCGACGGGGGCCTCGCCACCGCCGCCCAGATCTGGGGGGCGAAGCGGGTCGCACTGGGGCCCGACGGCGACATGTACATCGCCGACTCCTTCAACCACCGGGTGCGCCGGGTGGACAGCGCCACCGGGATCATCACGACCGTGGCCGGGACGGGGACGAGGGGCTACAACGGCGACGCTCGGCTCGCCACCACCGCCCAGCTGGCCGGTCCCGAGGCCGTCGACGTCGCCCTCGACGGCACGCTGTACATCGTCGAGTACGTCGGTCACCGCGTCCGGCGGGTGCACCCCACCACCGGCATCATCACGACCGTCGCCGGCACCGGCGATGGTGGCTACAACGGCGACGCCCGACTCGCCACGACCGCGGAGATCTACCACCCGAGCGGGGTGGCGGTCGATCGCTCGGGCAACGTCTTCATCGCCGACACCTTCGGGTACCGCATCCGCAAGGTGACGCCGGCGGGGATGATCTCCACCGCCGCGGGCGTCGGCCTCGGCGGCTCGTTCGACGACGGGCCGGCGACTGCCGTCGCCGCCCGGGTCCCCCTCGACATCGCCGTCGACCCGGCCGGCAACCTCTACTTCGTCGAGTACTCCTTCCACCGCGTGCGCCGGGTCGATGCCCGCACCGGGATCACCTCGACCATCGCCGGCACCCACGGCGTCGCCGGCAGCACGGGGGATGGGGGCCCGGCGGTGGACGCCCTGGTGAACTTCCCCGGCGGGATCGACGTCGACGGGGCCGGGAACGTCTACATCGCCGATGCCTTCAACAGCCGGATCCGGCGCATCAGCAGCCTCACCGGGGAGATCGAGACGATCGCCGGCACGGGCATCGCCGGCGACGAGGGCGACGGTGGCCCCGCCCGGTCGGCGCAGCTGCGTCAGCCCTTCGGGGTGACGGTGACCCCCCAGGGGGCTCTCCTCATCGCCGACGGGACGCGGATCCGGCGCGTCGACCCCGCCGCCGTGCCCCCGGTGCGGGACCCGCACGCCGCCCAGCAGCGGCTCGTCATCGCCGCCCACCACGACCTCCTGGAGCGGGACCCGTCGCCCCGCGACCTGTGGGACCACAGCGCCGACCTCGGGCGGGGGCGCGTCACCCGCGCCGCCTACATGGGCCGGCTGTCGACCTCCGAGGAGTGGGTCACCGCCATCGTGCAGCGCATGTACGTCGACACCCTGGGCCGACCCGGGGATCCCGGCGGCGTGGCGTTCTGGGTGGGCGAGATCCGCAGCGGCCGCCGGACGGTGGCCCAGACGGCGGCCTGGTTCTACGCATCGAACGAGTACTTCCTCGGCCGCGGGGGCGGCACGGTGGGCACGTGGGTCGACGACCTCTACCGCGCCCTCCTCGGTCGACCGGCCGACGCGTCGGGCCGGGCCTTCTGGGTGTCCCAGGCCGCGGCACGGGGCCGACCGGCGGTGGCCCTGTCGTTCCTCCAGACCGACGAGTCGGCCCGGCGACGGGTGGCGATGCTCTACGACCGGCTCCTCGGCCGGGCGGCGAGCGCGGGCGACCTCGCCTTCTGGGCGCCACGGGTGCAGGACCGGGGCGACCTCGTGCTGGCCCGCGACCTGGCGGTCAGCGCCGAGTACTTCGACCGGGCCCAGCGCCGCTTCCCCTGA
- a CDS encoding GNAT family N-acetyltransferase has product MDDDITCTWRGPITDAEMVDLVTSFGGQAEAGWWDRVHPHSLGWVAARDGEGVLVGFVNVAWDGGDHAFLVDTKTRGPAQHRGIGAEVVRHAVEHSRAAGCSWLHVDFEPAGLARFYIDACGFTPTNGALIRLTP; this is encoded by the coding sequence GTGGACGACGACATCACCTGCACCTGGCGGGGCCCGATCACCGACGCCGAGATGGTCGACCTGGTGACCTCGTTCGGCGGCCAGGCCGAGGCGGGCTGGTGGGATCGGGTCCACCCCCACAGCCTCGGGTGGGTCGCGGCCCGCGACGGCGAGGGAGTGCTCGTGGGCTTCGTCAACGTGGCGTGGGACGGCGGCGACCACGCCTTCCTCGTCGACACCAAGACGCGCGGTCCGGCCCAGCACCGTGGCATCGGCGCGGAGGTGGTGCGGCATGCCGTGGAGCACTCCCGGGCGGCAGGCTGCTCATGGCTCCACGTCGACTTCGAGCCGGCCGGTCTGGCCCGCTTCTACATCGACGCCTGTGGCTTCACGCCCACGAACGGGGCGCTGATCCGCCTCACCCCCTGA